The window AAAAAGAAAAGGTAGGGGGAAAGAGAACGTTTGCGGAAGTGGTGAGAAGACCGATTTGCAGAGTTGCAGTGAAGGTGAGAAGGGAGGAAACTATAGGACTGTTACAGAAATTGGGTCATTGTGCTGTGGCGAGTTGGGAGGATAGGTCAGGGGGAAAAGATGACCTAGCGAAGGTGGGGCAAATCTGGGCAAAGTCGTGGAATCTCAAGGGTAATTTAGGGCTGGCTAAGCTGGACAaggatgaatttgaaaaattggaggagGCCAGACGCGTTGTTTCCTTTGGGAATCACACGATGGAAGGAAGCCAGGTACGGCTGGAATATTGGAGTCCAAAGAGCGGATGTCGGACAGAGgaggaagagagaaaggaagCCTGGGTGAGGATAGTTGGGCTTCCAATCTCGCTCTGGAATCCAGAAATATTGAAGAGAGTGGGGGACGAATGTGGAGGGTTCATTGCAGTCGATGAACAGACGAAGTTGATGGGTGAACTCCAATGGGCCAGAATCTTGGTGCGACTAAGAGAAGATTTTAGACCGAGCATTCTGGAAATTGAAGCAGAGGAGGAGATTTACGTGGTGTCTTTATGGTGGGAGTGTTGGCCAGTGATAAAGAGAAAGTGCAGAACCGAAAATAGCCGTCGGAGCAGTGAGGTTAGGGGTGAGGAGAAGCCACGCGCGGGGCAGCGCGTGATGAAGGAGCGGGTGAGCGTGAGGCCCGAGGTGCAGAACTCGTCAGGTGATGGGATGGACGTGTAGGGGGAGGGGCCGGGTTGGGTCGAGGTCTGCCCAGATCTAAACCCGACATCAAGGACCTGGGCCTCAAAtggaaagtttcagtttttaaacTCATGTGTGGGCCCAAAGTTGAGCGGGCCCATggatttgaaaaagaaaggggtGGCTGTAAGTGAGCTTGGCCCAGATACAGGCCCGCCACTTAGAAAGGAAGCTGTGGGCTGCTACACTAAAGGCCCAGCTTTGCCTTTAATCAGTCCGTCAGACGCAGGCCCAAGTGGGACAAAGGGCTGCTCCCAATAGTCCGAGCCTGGTGGTAATCAAAGGGAGAGCCCAAACTCGCCAGTAGCCCAAGAGGAGATGGGCTCCCTGCTGCAGTGCCTCATCCCCAGACACCTTCCTGCACCAGAGCCATTCGTTGCGATGGAGTCTGAAGATACAAGGAAGATTCAAGGTGGGGTCAGGCTGACAGAGACTGATAGGGCGCTCGAAGAGGAAGTAATGAGGTATGGAATGGGGTTTAGCTCTTGGGGGAAAAGGGATTTAGGGGATTCTCATCTCAATTCTTTCAATTTTGATCGGACTCCGGAGGGGGAGTTTTTCGATCATTCTGGGGATCTGGGTGAGGCAGGTCGGGCTGATAATTCAATGTGGCTTACAGTGTATGAGGAAAGTAATGAAAGGATGAGTGGTTGCAAGGAAGTGGGACTATCCAAAAGCAGTAGTGATAAAGGTAGGGGAATGAATGGGGTTGGGGACATATATGATGTTCAAATTGAAAGAAAGGAATTGGAGGACAAATGGGAAGAGAGTGGCTTGGCGAGGTTCAGCCAGTTCCTGGGATTCCCCACAGAggggttggagaaggaaataCTGAATTTTTTGACCAGGATTAGAAAAAGACGGGAGAAAATTCATAGCAAAGAGCTACTGGAAAAGTCtaaatttgaaagggagctaAGAAGGCTGGAATGCTCCGTAAATTATGAGGGGGGGATGAAACAGAAAGGCTCGATTCAGGGCAAAGGGCGCCAAATTGTGATTGTCCAATGAAGGTGAAAATTCTGAGCTGGAATGTAAGGGGAGCCAATGATAGCTCCAAAAGAAAAGTGATTAAGACTTTTATAAGAAATCAGAGGGTGGACCTAATTTgtattcaggaaacaaaaatgcAAGCTATGACGGATAGCATAGCAAGAAGTCTAGGTTCTGGGAGATTCCTTGATTGGAAAGCTGTGAATGCGGAGGGGGCTTCGGGAGGAATTTTTATATGTTGGGATAAGAGGACTTTGGACATTATAGATTGGGAGGAGGGTCAGTTCACGTTATCTTGCAGATTCCGGGATGTTGAAAATGGGAATGTCTGGGTGTTTACGGGAGTTTATGGCCCGTTTGCTAAAGTGGAAAGGGAAGCGTTATGGGAAGAATTTGGGGCAATTAGAGGGCTGTGGGAAGAGCCCTGGTGTGTAGGGGGGGATTTTAACATTACTTTGTTTCCAAGGGAAAGGAGTAGCCAAAGGAGAATTAGTTCAGCAATGAGGAAATTTGCTGAAACTGTGAATGATCTTGGGCTGGTGGACCTTCCTCTTCAGGGGGGAGAATGTACTTGGAATGGGGGCCAAAATAATAAGACCTGGGCACGTTTGGACAGATTCCTAGTGACTCCTTGTTGGATAAATCAGTTCAGTGGGATTAATCAATGTAGACTGCCCCGTCCGGTTTCAGATCATTTTCCAATAATGTTAGTGGGGGGTGGGATAAGACGTGGGCCGACTCCAttcagatttgaaaacatgtggcttaaggCTGAAGGCTTTAAAGAGTTGGTGCGCAGCTGGTGGCAAGAAATTGATGTAAGGGGCAGTGCTAGTTACAAGTTGGCTACCaagatgaaggaaatgaaaaagaagctGAAAGTTTGGAATAGGGAAGTCTTCGATAAGCTGGAGAGTAATAAATCTGAAGCCTTGCAGCAGGTGGAATTCTGGGATAGGCAGGAGGAGGAGAGAGTTTTGACTGTGGAGGAAACAGAGCTGAAGAAAGCggcaaaagaaaattacagaaaATGGGTGATAATGGAGGAAACACACTGGAGACAGCTCTCAAGGGAAATATGGCTaaaggagggggatagaaacacgggGTTCTTTCATCGTATGGCAAGTGCTCACCGTAGAAATAATTCTCTGgagagaattaagatcaatggggAATGGTTACTAGAGGAGCAGGAAATTAGGGAAGGAATTGCTAATgcgtttaaaaattttctatcagAAGATTCGGGGTGGAAGGCGGATATTGAGAGAATTCAGCTTGAGCAGATCAGCCATCAAGAGGCTGAAACTCTGGAGAGGCCCTTTTCAGAGGAAGAAATTCATGCGTccctgatggagatgaatggggacaaagcccctgGCCCGGATGGATTTACTCTGGCCTTTTGGCAAAGCTGTTGGGAGTTTATCAAGGAGGAGATCCTAGAAATGTTCAAGGAATTCTACGAACATAGCTCTTTCCTAAAGAGCCTTAACAATACTTTCTTGGtgttgattcccaagaaaagtggggctgaggacctaggagactttagacccattagtctCCTGGGGGGGTTGTATAAGCTATTGGCTAAAGTGCTAGCTAACAGACTGAAGAcagtggttggaaaggtggtaTCTACTTCTTagaatgcctttgtgaggggaagacaaatccttgacgcctccttaattgcaaatgaagtgatagactcgtggcagaaacgaaaagaaaaggGTCTAATATGTAAGCTGGATATagaaaaagcctatgatagtATCAACTGGAAGTTTCTGTTGAAGGTGttgcaaaaaatgggctttgggccaaagtgggtggggtggatgtggagCTGCTTATCTTCAGCCAAATTTTCAGTGTTGGTTAATGGTGTGCCTGCAGGTTTCTTTCCCAGCACTAAAGGTCTTAGACAAGGAGACCCCTTGTCTCCTTATCTCTTTGTTATGGGGATGGAAGTGTTAGATGTCCTTATTAGGAGAGCTGTGGAGGGGGGCTTCTTATCAGGGTGTAATATAAGGGGTGGAAGGGAACCCTCTCTGATTATCTCTCATTTGTTCTTTGCTGACGATACAATTATTTTCTGTGAGCCCAGAAAGGAGCATCTAACTcacttaagttggattttattcTGGTTTGAAGCGGCGTCAGGCCTAAGGATTAATCTAGCCAAGAGTGAAATCATTCCAATTGGAGAagtggtggagatggaggagTTGGCTGTTGAGCTAGGCTGCAGGGTGGGGTCCTTACCTTCTCAGTACTTGGGTCTTCCCTTAGGGGCTCCTAATAAAGCGCCCtatatgtgggatggggtggaagagagagtcaGGAGGAGACTAGCTCTTTGGAAACGACAATATATCTCTAAAGGGGGAAGAGTTACTCTAATAAAgagtactttggctagcatgccaatctaccAAATGTCCATTTTTAgaatgcccaagattgttgctagaaggcttgagaaagtgcaaagggatttcttgtggggaggAGGAAATATGGAGGGGAAAATTCACTTggttaattgggaggtggtttgcACAGACAAGGACAAAGGTGGGCTAGGCCTTAGGAAGCTAGCCATGTTGAACAGAGCCTTGCTTGGTAAGTGGATATGGAGATTTGCTTGTGACaaagataatctttggaaacaagtgatcaaggtgaagtatgggcaggaggagtttgggtggaggccaaagaaggctaatggggcAGCGGGTGTAGGGGTTTGGaaagagatttggaaagaatcagaTTGGTGCTGGAACAACATGACTTTCAGAGTAGGGAAGGGCAACAagatcagattttggacagatgtgTGGTGTACAGAGTCAGCGCTGTCCCATTGTTTCCCTCATCTCTTTGGTATGGCGGTGCAAAGGAATGCAacggttgaggaaatgtgggatcaaaatTCGGGGCAAGGAAACTGGAATCTAAACTTTGtgagggatttcaatgattgggagatggagttGGTTGGGGATTTTCTGCATATATTGAGGGGTCACAAGCCCTCTCTGGAGGAAGATGCAGTCCtgtggaggaaaggaaaaagaggtcAGTTCAGGGTCAAGGAAGCGTATAGCTTGTTGGCGAGGTCTGCTGATATAGATTTTCCTTCTAGGAGCATTTGGGTGGCACGGGTGCCTACTAAAGCTGctttttttgcgtgggaggcgacttgggggaaggtgctcactTTGGATAGACTCCAAAAAAGAGGGCTTCAACTTCCAAATCGTTGCTTCCTATGTGGTTGTGAGGAggaaagtgtaaatcatatccttattcattgtacagtggttagagcTCTATCGGATACtgtttttggtttagttgatgtgaaatgggtttttccagaaagtgtaaaggaggtcttaactagctggaggggctcgtttgtgggaaagaaaaggaaaaagatttgggacgccattccgttgtgtattttttggacggtgtggaaggagaggaatagattagcttttaggggaggtGTGTTGAATGTGCAGAaactaaagaatttttttgtttgtaatctttggagttgggccaaattgtatgtaggtgaggaggcgttctcccttataggtttcctggagtggatagcctccagttaaagggaggtgattcttttgttcttattgctgttttttgaggccttagctgccttgtatactccctgtataccttGTGGCGTTGTGCCTTTTGAATGAatatcctttacttatcaaaaaaaataaaaaatagtgatactttcaatttttagaaaaggaTCTCAGATTCATGATAGCCTGTGCTGAAGGAGTGACTATTGGTTAAATAAGAATCAAACATCAGACTAGATTTGAAAAGGAGCCTTATATCCTTCTCAGTGTGTTTATGAGTAATTATCTCACAGAGACATGAAgtacataaaaaatgatttctccAGAAGCTCCTATATTGGGTATAACATAATCTTAAACTGTTTTTTGAAAGCTACCTGATCTTTGAAGCCCTAccttggtaatttagttgctagTTGGTTACTTCTCGAAGTTTCTTGGTCAAATTTCAGCTCATGGGCTCTGCTTTTATGTGAATTGTGGTCTTCAAAGAAGCTTAATAGCTGATCTTTGGGAGGTTTTGCAGGCAGTGCAAAATCTGATTGATGAGGAATTTCAGGGAATAGTACATTTGCGCACTTCAACGCTGCATAAGAAGATTGCATCTGCTCGCCATGATTTTATCAAACTTTCGGGTTCTGAAAACAAGCTGGAGGCATTATTACAGGTCTTCCTTTTTGTGCACTTCTTTTTAGTTAGTAATGGCTATAAagctaataatatattaataatagaGATATTGAGAATTACAACAAAATTGTTGTAGCTCTAGCTCATCTAGAACTTAAAAGTGCAAGTTGAGAACTTTACCTAGCTCAGCTTGGTTGAAGCTCAATTATATTTTAGACCCAGTCATTTTTGGCTAGTTGGCTGGGTGTTGAGCTGTCCCAGGCCATTTGACAGTCCTATGTAGTATAATTGGCATTTCAATGGAACTCAGTTGCACTACAAGCCTGGACAATTTTGGTATTGGCTACTCAATGAGTACTTCTCGAAAAGCAGTAAACTCACATGGGCTATTTTGTGATGTCAAATCAGGTTCTTGAGCCAAGTTTGGCAAAAGGAAACAAGGTAATGGTGTTTTGTAACACATTGAATTCTAGTCGTGCTGTGGATCACTTTCTTGGAGAAAACCAAATTTTCACTGTCAATTACCATGGTGAGGTGCCAGCAGAACAAAGGTGAGATGATGCAaggtatttaaattttttttttccctggtTATATGTAATACGCACAATTTGCATCGTAAATGgggaaaaatattcaaatggaGTGATGTAAAGCagcttccccccccccccccccacccttTTTCCATAAACATGGTACTCATTCCAGAGGTTACCCAGTCGTAGCAGGTCTTCCAGTCTATATCAACATCACTTTTAGGTGACTATATTTGGACAAGCCTTTTAGATGGTTCTCTTGGCTGTTGAAATGATATAGGTAGATTTGATGAATATATCTTTTAACTAATTTGTCTCTTGGGTAGGTAAGGGTACAACCTAGGTCCAAGTTATTGTGACCCTACTCAAGTCACAATCTTCATTCAGATAATGGAAAATTTGTTTGTACTATTTTTGATCGGAAAACTTGTTACCTGAGTGGGGGCATTAAGGTGGGCGGATATTGGTTCGGTTGAATGGGTAGGCCCTGATGGGGTTAACTGCTGGCCtgatctatcaaaaaaaatttttgaTCGGAAAATTTGTTTGTAATATTTATACATAATTAATTTGTAAACTGAGTGAAAACTAagccaagaattttttttttttatacataattaatttgaaaccTGAATTAAAACTAagtgaacttttttttttttttttttttttcagtttttgaaACTCAAAAGCTTGTCTGAGTCAAGTCACTTGTGGTGGGTCTGATCAGTAGTGGAGCCAGAAAATTGATTTAGTgggggacaaaaaaaaaaaatatatactccCCTTAGTCTAACCCAATGGTAAGTACTCAAACCCTTTGAAAGGAGGTGAGTGCTTGCACCCCCCTTCCCCCagaggtcaaggtggctctgcCACTGGTCCTGATGCCATGAACATAAGCATGAGCAGAAATAGCAGACAACACGGTCTCTTCATGGCCTTTGCTTCCAATGGGAGCATTTACCATATGTTGGTCTTGGTATGAAGGAAATTGTGCCTTATTCTCCGTTTAGTGATCCCTTATGACAGCATGCCTCATTTTTGTTCCTGAACTGTGCggttattatttgttttttgaccTTTGGGTTTTACTGTATTCCTGTTTTGCTTCAACCTGTTactaaaatttacttttaattgaagTTGGTAAGAGAATTCGTATGTTAGGAACATAGGAGAATTGTCGATCCTAgttggaatgaagtgaactgcAGTTAGTGAGCCGATAAAATCTAAACAATCTTTCAGTAAATAATCATTCTTAGTGTTTACTTTTTGAAGAAATAGGATGTTACCAACTCTTCTATTCATTCAAGTGCTCACACTGGATCTCTGATGTGGCTTATTGGTCCTCTCTGAATCCTCTGGGATATGCAATGTGAGATTAGCATAGAGTTTATAATGTGTTTGGTTGCATTCTAAAGTACTTTAGAGTCGAAGAACTAAGTGGAGTTTAGATGCTGTTGTGGTAGAGCTTCTAGGAAGatgttttagaattttaaaattgtccATATATTAATAGCAACCGCTTTGTAAAGATCTTATTAGGGAAGCACCTTACTAGAAGTTACAGCAAATTGGCCAAGACGCTAAATACAATGTCTAATGCAAGAAGCATATTGCATCACTttgttaaacatgtttaatGTGGTAATTCTTGAGCTTGAAAGTGCATTTTTGGTTTCGAGGATGCAGTATTTTTATCTCTGTTTTCTGTGCATCTTGTTTTCACCACTAGGTCATTTGAGGCATCTAGAGCTTGTTGATATGTGTTTATGTTCCTGGTATCCCCTGATTTAGATTCTCTGTATTCTGGTGCTCATCCCATGAAGTTACTGTATCCCACTGTCATTTTATTTGAATGCCTCTAAAGTCCGTGGATCTTTGCTCATGTGAAATGAGACCATGTGATAGTGCTCTTTGTAAATCCATAAAATATTAGAAGTTGCTAAGCTGCCTTTTTTCTCTATGCCTAGGGTTGAAAACCTCAAGAAGTTTAAGACTGAAGATGGAGATTGCCCCACATTGGTATGCACAGATTTGGCTGCTAGGGGATTGGATTTGGATGTTGATCATGTCATCATGTTTGATTTTCCCTTGAATTCTGTAAGCATCATTCTTTGACTATTTGTTGAGGTTTGAGAAGATCTTCTGTTTTTTCACTCAACTTATATTTGGAAACTAAACTCTGTTTTTCTTTGACCTTTTAGATCGATTACCTCCATCGAACTGGAAGAACTGCACGAATGGGAGCAAAAGGTATGCATACTGGGTCTCggcttctctttttctttgcttaaaaataatgggaaaaaaccttctcttcttttctttgcaTGGAAGTGTTTATAATAATACGAAATGAAATTGCATGCTGTGCATTACGGCTCTTATTATGTCACTCAGTGGAGCACAATCTCAAGTCTTTGGGGTTGGTGACATGAAATCATGAATGCTGAGTCCTTCCCACTTGTAGAACTAGAACCACATCTTTTCTGTATGAATTGGGTGGGTGGTGTGGAGGTGAGGGTTTGGTTTGGTTAGGTCTGTGGTTAGCAAGGTTGAGGCACATTGCTGAGTTGCTAAACCAAATACTTCTCTCAACAGGAAAAGTGACaagtttggttgctaagaaagaCCTGCTTTTAGCCACCCGAATTGAGGAGGCCATAAGGAAGAATGAGAGCCTAGAAGCTCTCACTGCAGATAACCTCCGAAGAGATGTTGCCAGGGCCAAGATAAGCGAGCTGAAGGCAAAGAATGCCAATTTGGTAAAAGTTTCAAAGCAGAAAAACAAGACTAAAGTGGAATCAATGAAGTCCTCCAGCAAGGCTGCCTCCACTCAGACATCAGGAAGAAAAACCTTGGGAGGGAAATCTGGAAGGGTCTCTCcaacaaaatctaaaaagacAGTCAAAATATTGAAGCCCTCAAAGTCTTCCTCTGCTGGAGGTGGTTCAAAAAGAGCGTTATCAGGTGTGATGAAACATGCAGACAGCAAGAGGTCCAGCTCAGTTAAGTCTTCAACTTCGAAGCTTAGTGTCGTTGGATTCAGAGGCCGCAGTTCTTCATCCATCAAGAACTAATCAAAGCCCAGATTATTgtaatcaaaattttggttaaatTTATCTATAAATCCGGTTCTTTTGCACTTGTATGTAAGTttgttcaaaatcaatattgaaTAATGAAACATTAAATCAGCATTTCAAATTTCGTACACATATTTCCATCACTTCAAGCTCAGGGTTGCACCAGAAGTTTTGGCATTAGAGACAACATTTCCTGCagaatcataaattataacacCAGAAAAATCAGGCAGCTGGCACTTCCCTCCCATGAGTATGTTCCTCTGCCATACTGATGCTTCCCCTTCttcaccatcaccatcaccagGCTGAGCCCCATGTCTAGCTATGAACACTGCATCTGAATCAACTTGTATAACAGGGTCTGCATCATGGAAGCTGTGGCAACCACCACTCAAACGACGCCATTTCCGCGAATGGGAGGCACACATGAACAAAGCAAAAGCACACAGCAGAAGGGTTGCTGCTGCCAGGACTGCTTGAGATTGGCCGGTGAGGGGAGAAGAGAGGAGAAGCTGGGGAGCCATGGGAAATCTGTTTGAGGGTGAGTTATGTCATATGTGTGTGTAGTGTGTAGAAACCTGGTTTATATATGTAGTAGACTCACTGTTTGCTAAATGGGGTTGCTGGGTTTTGGACAATGGAAGAGGATTTGGTAGGGTTTGGGGAGTAGGGAGGTTTTGAGTTGGTTGTGGTTTCGGTGATCTTTGACCTTTGTCTCTTCATGCTTATGTTGGTTCCTTTGGGTATTTGGCATCATTTACTATATTATAGtcaatttaattgaataatatcATTCCCATCTTTATTTTAGGCTCCGATCATCTTTAAgtggaatgaaaaaaaaaaaaactttacgcATGTTTGGCCTATCCAAATGGGGAATAAGAATGAGAATGGCCTCTCGGAATGgggaatagaaaataagaatgaatatttttgtttttatttttatgtctcttttaatatgaatgaatttggTAATTCTAATTTTGTATTTGGTTACACCGGGAATGTAAGATTGGAGTGATTGtttatttcaatttcaatgCCAAGCTAGAatgattatttcttttcattttgatgttAGGTAACACTGAaaataagaatggaaaaaaaaaaaaaattgacaataatatttatacacataatttaaaataattttttattttcattaacaaAAAACCTTCTTTGagagttttcctttttctaaataataaaagattgtttggttgtgtaatttgaaaacaatgttttattttgaaaagcaaTTTTTATAGCAATGCTTGAttgttattttctaaaaatggtttttaaaagcaaagtgaaatagaaaacCCTTTTTAGATAAAgtagaagttgttttcacataaagagaaataaaaaaaaaaactatgaaataaataaataaaatagaacatGGTACCTTTCTTCTTTTATTCTCTCTCCGTCACCcaataacataacaaaaaatctttaaatacgatgttcttttatttcattctctATACACCACTCAATGCCAAtacaaaaatcttcaaataaaatattcccttgaattatatatatgtatgtatatatattgattttttcaaaattttttattaaacaaatagatttcaaattaaacaacacttaattcaaaaaatttattcatttaaaaaaatattatattagacttaagggaatcaaagcaacaattgttTGGATATGCAAATgtaggatatctttcagatccacataaaggtaggtcacaaatagggtatgtgtttaattgcaatggtactaatatttcatggagatctgtcaaacaaacaatggtggtcacatcatcaaatcattcagaaatactgaCAATTCATGAAATTAGTCTTGAATGTATATGACTAAGATCTATGATCTCgcatattcgggaatcatgtgAACTCTCCTttatcaaaggtgacccgacaatattatttgaagataatgttg is drawn from Vitis riparia cultivar Riparia Gloire de Montpellier isolate 1030 chromosome 18, EGFV_Vit.rip_1.0, whole genome shotgun sequence and contains these coding sequences:
- the LOC117906898 gene encoding uncharacterized protein LOC117906898, with the translated sequence MAPQLLLSSPLTGQSQAVLAAATLLLCAFALFMCASHSRKWRRLSGGCHSFHDADPVIQVDSDAVFIARHGAQPGDGDGEEGEASVWQRNILMGGKCQLPDFSGVIIYDSAGNVVSNAKTSGATLSLK